The Haloarcula halophila nucleotide sequence GGCGACCGACGATCCCTCGCCCCGCGTTCGCGCGGCGGTGTACGAGATGCTCGCCTCGTGGGGCGACCGGGAAGCGATCACCGTCCTCCTGTTCGCGCTCGTCGAGGAGACCGACCCCCGGGCGCTGACACTCGGGACGACGGCGCTGGTCGGCCGCCGGGACCACGTCGACCACGACACGGCGGCGGTGTTGGGGCCCGCCTGGGACTGGAGCTTCGAACACTCGGAGTACGACCGCATCGCCGGTCGCGTGACCGCCGGGACGGTGCGTGGGTAGGATGCACTCGCCGGAACACGTCGTGGGGACGGCGCTGCTGGTGTTTGGCGTGTTCGTCGTCGGCTACTACGCCGCCATCAACGCCGGCTATCTACTGTTGCACGTCCTGGCGCTGCTGGAGCTTCGCGACGACGTCCGCGAGTCCGAGTGGGACCCCCCCTTCCGGGAGTTCACGTCGCCGTTTTACCCTGGGATCGGGATCGTCCTCCCGGCGTACAACGAGGAGGCGACGATCGTCGAGAGCGTCCAGTCGATGCTGTCGCTGAACTACCCGGAGATCGAGGTCGTCGTCGTCAACGACGGCTCGACCGACGCGACCGTCGAGCGCCTGGTCGAGCACTTCGATCTGGAACCAGTCGACGCCGACATCCCCTTCGAGGTCCCTGCCGAGGAGATCCACGGCGTCTACCGCTCGCGGATCTACGAGGAGTTGCTCGTCGTCGACAAGGACAATGGCGGGAAAAGCGACGCGCTCAACGCCGGTCTCTGGCTCACCGAGATGCCGCTGTTCTGTGCGGTCGACTCGGATACGGTCATCGACCGGGAGGCGCTGCTGTCGCTGGTCAGGCCCTTCCTGGAGGCGCCGACGACGGCGGTCGCCTCGGGCGGCGTGATCCGCGTCGCGAACAACTGCCGGATCGAGGACGGGGTCGTCAAGGACGTGTCGTTGCCCAAAACCGGGCTCGCCGGACTGCAGGTGATGGAGTACCTCCGGGCCTTCTACTCGGGCCGACTGGGGCTCAACCGGCTCAACGGCCTCATCCTTATTTCGGGCGCGTTCGGGCTGTTTCAGACCGAGACGGTCCGTGAGATCGGCGGCTACCGCCACGACACGATCACCGAGGACTTCGACATCGTCGTCCGGCTCCACCGCCATCTCAAGGAGACCGACCGGGAGTACACCGTCGACTTCGTCCCGGAACCAGTCGCGTGGACGGAGGTCCCCTCGACACGCCGGGTCCTGGGCCGACAGCGCCGACGGTGGTACCGGGGGATGGTCGAGACTGTCGTCACCCATCGGCGGATGGTCGGCAACCCACGATACGGGCGCGTCGGCTGGTTCGTCATGCCCTTCTTCGTGATGGCGGAGACGGTCGGCCCGCTGATCGAGGGGATCGGCTACGTCCTGTTGCCCCTCGCCTGGTACTTCGGCTTCCTGAACGTCGAGTTCTTCCTCGCCTTCTTCCTGTTGACGACCGGATTCGGGATCTTCCTCTCGTGGTTCGGCGTCTTCAGTGAGGTCTGGAGTTTCAACCGCTACGATAGCCCGTGGCAGGTGCTCCGGCTGCTCTGGTACGGCGTCCTGGAGAACTTCGGCTACCGGCAGTGGAAGACCATCGTCGCGTGGCAGGGACTGTTCGAGTACCTCAGGGGCGTGGACACTTGGGGGGCCATGGAGCGGACCGGCTTCTCGACCCGGGACGATTAGTGACTCGGCCGTGAAGACGGGTTATGTCCGAACAGGAGGTACGGAACTACTTCCGGGATCTCTACGAGCTCGGGGCGGACTCGTCGGCGACGCTAGACGAGAAGATCGAACGGGCGATCGCCGTCGGTCGAGACCGGCTCGACGTCGACTACGGGGTACTCTCGTTCACCGGGGACGGCGAGTACGAGGTCGTCGGCTCGACGATCGAGAGCGGCGATTACTCCGCCGGATCGGTCCACGACCTGGACACCACCTGGTGCCGGCACGTCGTCGACGACGAGGAACTACTGATGATCGCCGACGCGGGGTCGTCGGCCTACGCGGACGACATCGCGCGCGAAGTGACCGGCCTCCAGTGTTACATCGGGGCGCCGATCACCGTCGACGGCGAGATCTACGGGACGTTGTGTTTCTCGGGGGAACAACCCCGTGATCGGTCCTTCGACGGGGACGAGCAGCGGTTCGTCGAACTGCTGACCCGCTGGATCGGCCACGAGATCGAACGGGAACGTCACTACCGGGCTCTGGACGCACAGAACGAGCGGTTAGACGAGTTTGCGGGTGTTTTGGCACACGACCTGCGGAACCCGTTGACCAGTGCGTACGGGTACACGGAACTGGCGTCCGAGACGGTCTCGGAACCGGAATCGGAGTATCTCGAGACGGCCCTCGATTCGCTCGATCGAATGGATGAGATGATCACCGAGACGCTGTCGCTCGCCCGGGAGGGCATCGACGTCGGCGAGCGGGAGTCGGTCCGGCTCTCGGAGGTCGCTCGCAGTGCCTGGAACACGATCGACCCCGACACCGCGACCCTGGAGATCGTCGACGACAGATCGATCCGGGCGGACGCCTCTCGTCTCCGCCACCTCTTCGAGAACCTGTTCAGGAACGTCGACGAACACTGCGGCCCGGGGACCCGGGTGACCGTCGAGGGAACCGACGACGGCTTCGCCGTCGAGGACACGGGTCCGGGGTTGCCCGCCGACGTTGCGGACTCGTTGTTCGGCGGCGAGTACGGCGACGGCCGCCGTGGGCTCGGCCTGCTCATCATCGAACGCGTCGTCTCCGGGCACGGCTGGACGGGCCAGGCCCGTGTGACGGACGCCGGCACCCGCTTTGTCTTCTCGGGCGTGGGCACCGTGACGGAGACTCCGGCGACGGCTTCCCGGCCGGAGTGACCGGCCGCTCCGGGGGTCGACCGACGTGAGACGAGTCCACGTGGCTGGGATATCCCTATTGTTACGCAGCGATGAGTCCGTTCCTGACCGCCGACATCGAGCCGCTGGTCGAGTCCTGTGAGTTCGGCGAGGACCGCGTCTACCTTCTGCTGGCCATCGCCCGGGAAAAAACGAGGGACCGGCGTCGACACCCACGCATCCGGAGGGTGGTCGAGGACGAGGGCTCGAACGGGCGATCGCAGAACTCGGCCACGCCGCCCGTCGGTCCGACGAGCGGTTCCGCCTGTATCTCAGACCTCTGAACCATACCGGGCTGACCGTCGACGCGCTCCGAGCGTGCTATCTTCTGGTTGTCCGCCCGGTCCTCAACGAGTCCGAGCGGCGACTACGGCGGAGCGGACGACCCCCACTGTCATCAAGCGGATGACCGACTGTCCGGTGTGGACGCTCTCCTGGCTGGGTCTGACTGACCCGGCGGCGGTCGGTACTGTCGGCGGTTATAATTGTGAGTCGGTCAGTCCCTCGCGACAACCGGGGCCGAGATGTGTCGGTTGATACAGGCAGTCAGGTCGCTGCGGGCAATCGGCTTAGTGAGATAGTCATCAAGACCGTCCGGTACTGACTCTTCGGCGTCAACTGCCGAGACCATTACGAACGGGACCTCGATAGCGTGCTCTTGTATCCGGGTGTAAAGTTCGTCCCCAGACATCTCGGGCATTCGCCGGTCGCTCAAAACGAGGTCAATCTCGTCGGTAATCAGTCCGAGTGCGATAGCACCGTTCGCTGCTGTCTGCACATTGTATGTCTGCTGAAGATAGAGTTCGTATATTTCCCGCACATCTGGGTCGTCCTCAACAAGAAGAACAGTAGGGAGCGGTGATTGTCTGTCACGATCGGGCGAAACTGAGGTCACGGAAAGAAGTAACTGGTGTATCGTAATCGGAGTGCTTCCTTACTAGTGTGGTAGCAGTCACGAGCTTGGTGGTTTGTAACAACCTACTGTCCGCCAGCCTACTGCACAGCCAGTTCGGCGTCTCCAGCGTCAAAATCGAACTGATGTACTAACTCCCTGTACTGACCGAGGACTGAGGTTTACCTCGCTGTCGATACTACTGAAGGATTGGAGCGATTCGGTCGTGTCAAGATCGTCTCCGCCTCCCAGAGAGGGCAAAATAGCGCGATAAAGATGACCGGGTCAAGCAGAATAGGATCATTTCTTCACCCCGAGAACTATTCGAAATCTGCGAGACTGCGAGCGCATAGGTGGCAAAGCGCTTCGGATTTTCTCTGGCAGCGGGGGATCTGAATACGGAAAGAGAGTACCGGAATTGTAACGGTGACTCCTCACCCTCAACGAGGCTCTCCCGGATGGATACAACCATCGCGTTAAATTTGGCGTGAATTATGATAGACGAAGGCTTCGAGCCACTCTTGAGCTGTCTCTAGCTCGACATGGCTGAAACTATTCGTAAATGAGGAAGTTTGTTGTTCTGTTTTTCAGAATATACGTTTGATAGCAGTCCAATTTCCATGTGTGAGCGTCTGAAATCGGAGTCATCTCCAGCCAGAACTGGACCGGGATAATCAGCACCGTCGACAAGAAATAGCACGTCGTCAAGCTGATCTCGATGGTGGAGTTCGGCAGAACTCACCGTGTCTCTGTTTCGTCACCGTCGGAAAGAGGCTGACACTGGATTTTGTTCGTTTTGGGATCAACAGCGCCGTACAGCCAAAATTTCTGCCTATGGAGGCCGATCATCTTTTCGTCGACCGCGAACTGATCCGCAGTCACCGTTGAGATCGGTCTAGTGAACCTACTCGTGGATCGAGACACGACTGCGTTGGGATGCCCAACCTATCGAAAAACTGATTTACATACTTAAGTGATGTATATTATATATGATACCGAATGCCCACTCGAATCGCCCACTCAGGAGTCCGTCGACGCTCCACAAACGACAATTCGAGCCACACGATAGTCCACTGGGATGGTCATAGACACTCTGATCCCGTCCACCTCATCCTTCAACTTAACGCGACCCCACCCTCAGGGCCAACATCTATTACCCATCAGTATATTGGTCTAAATACAGAATGTAGTAGTATATAGGATATATAAAAATGACGGAACAACCGCTTGTAAGCTAAGATGACTGTACTGAGTGCAATCGCGAACACGGCTGTTTTCGGAGGTATAGAGGCGATAAAAGTCGATCCTGAGATACTGAACCTTTTTATTGCAGGTGCACTGGGGATGCTGCTCGGACTCGAACGAGAGTGGGCCAACAAGTCGGCGGGCATCCGCACGTTTACCCTGACCAGCCTGGTCGGGGCTGCCGCAATGTCGCTCAACGAGACGATCCTCCTCGCTGCTGGAGGAGCACTGGTTCTCGTACAAGGGGGGTTGCTCGGGATTCGGGGTATAGTCGCACAGTGGACCGGCGACGATGGTGACTCTGGCTTATCCCTGACAACGTCGACATCACTCCTCGTCGCGTACGCGGTCGGGATTCTAGTCGGAGCCAATCACGTCCTGATCGGCGTCATCATCGGCATAACGTCGTCGTTCCTACTAGTCCTTCGGAGGGAGCTACACGGGTTTGCGAACCAGTTATCGCGAGAGGAAGTACGTAGTGCCGGTGAGTTTGCGATCATCTCGTTTGTCGTGTATCCGCTCCTGCCTGGCGGAACGTACGGACCGTGGGATGCGATTGATCCGAAACTGGTCTGGATGCTGGTGATCGCAGTCAGTGGGATCGGGTTTGTCAACTATATCGTGATGCAACGATACGGCAGTAAGGGGATCGCTGTCACTGGCTTTTTCGGCGGTTTGGTGAACTCCACCGCCGTAATCGGTGAAATCGCGGGCCGTGCGAAGAACAACGTGGGAATCACA carries:
- a CDS encoding glycosyltransferase family 2 protein, whose amino-acid sequence is MHSPEHVVGTALLVFGVFVVGYYAAINAGYLLLHVLALLELRDDVRESEWDPPFREFTSPFYPGIGIVLPAYNEEATIVESVQSMLSLNYPEIEVVVVNDGSTDATVERLVEHFDLEPVDADIPFEVPAEEIHGVYRSRIYEELLVVDKDNGGKSDALNAGLWLTEMPLFCAVDSDTVIDREALLSLVRPFLEAPTTAVASGGVIRVANNCRIEDGVVKDVSLPKTGLAGLQVMEYLRAFYSGRLGLNRLNGLILISGAFGLFQTETVREIGGYRHDTITEDFDIVVRLHRHLKETDREYTVDFVPEPVAWTEVPSTRRVLGRQRRRWYRGMVETVVTHRRMVGNPRYGRVGWFVMPFFVMAETVGPLIEGIGYVLLPLAWYFGFLNVEFFLAFFLLTTGFGIFLSWFGVFSEVWSFNRYDSPWQVLRLLWYGVLENFGYRQWKTIVAWQGLFEYLRGVDTWGAMERTGFSTRDD
- a CDS encoding GAF domain-containing sensor histidine kinase — protein: MSEQEVRNYFRDLYELGADSSATLDEKIERAIAVGRDRLDVDYGVLSFTGDGEYEVVGSTIESGDYSAGSVHDLDTTWCRHVVDDEELLMIADAGSSAYADDIAREVTGLQCYIGAPITVDGEIYGTLCFSGEQPRDRSFDGDEQRFVELLTRWIGHEIERERHYRALDAQNERLDEFAGVLAHDLRNPLTSAYGYTELASETVSEPESEYLETALDSLDRMDEMITETLSLAREGIDVGERESVRLSEVARSAWNTIDPDTATLEIVDDRSIRADASRLRHLFENLFRNVDEHCGPGTRVTVEGTDDGFAVEDTGPGLPADVADSLFGGEYGDGRRGLGLLIIERVVSGHGWTGQARVTDAGTRFVFSGVGTVTETPATASRPE
- a CDS encoding response regulator transcription factor, whose protein sequence is MTSVSPDRDRQSPLPTVLLVEDDPDVREIYELYLQQTYNVQTAANGAIALGLITDEIDLVLSDRRMPEMSGDELYTRIQEHAIEVPFVMVSAVDAEESVPDGLDDYLTKPIARSDLTACINRHISAPVVARD
- a CDS encoding MgtC/SapB family protein, whose translation is MTVLSAIANTAVFGGIEAIKVDPEILNLFIAGALGMLLGLEREWANKSAGIRTFTLTSLVGAAAMSLNETILLAAGGALVLVQGGLLGIRGIVAQWTGDDGDSGLSLTTSTSLLVAYAVGILVGANHVLIGVIIGITSSFLLVLRRELHGFANQLSREEVRSAGEFAIISFVVYPLLPGGTYGPWDAIDPKLVWMLVIAVSGIGFVNYIVMQRYGSKGIAVTGFFGGLVNSTAVIGEIAGRAKNNVGITELAVGTILIADAAMAVRNLAIIVAFVPESAVSVGLPLGLIAISGVGLAYYDSDWEGDLELDFDSPFSSANALKFGVLFLAVLILTAGAQRIFGTAGFLLTSFLSGIVSSGTTTTTAVTLTSTGQIAPTVAAQGVLAGTLSSILVKIGFATSINRSLVAPVVRKSLYLSLIGIGGVVVSLQLT